GTGCACCGTTCGGACGGATCGGGCACCACGTTCGTGTTCTCGAGCTACCTCTCCCAGGTCAGCGACTCGTGGAAGAGCGGCGTCGGCGCCAATACCTCGCTGCAGTGGCCGGTGGGCATCGGCGCCAAGGGTAACGAAGGCGTCGCCGCCAACGTGACCCAGACCGCCGGTTCGATCGGCTATGTCGAGTACGCCTACGCCAAGCAGAACAACATCACCTACGCCAGCCTGATCAACGCCGCCGGCAAGACCGTCGAGCCGACCGCCAAGGCGTTCCAGGATGCGGCTGCCAACGTCGACTGGAATTCGGTGAAGGACTTCTACGTCATCCTCACCAACGAGCCGGGCGACACCACTTGGCCGATCTCCGCCGCCACCTTCATCCTCGTCCACAAGAACCCGAAGGACCCGGCGGCCGTCGCCGAAGCCCTGAAGTTCTTCTCGTGGGCCTACAAGGACGGCGACACGATGGCTGCCGACCTCGCCTATGTGCCGCTGCCGGACAGCCTGGTCTCGCTGGTCGAGGCCTCCTGGTCGCAGATCCAGGCCGACGGCAAGCCGGTCTACACGAAGTAAGACCGGGAGGGCCCGGGATGCGGCTTCCGGCCATGGACCTTCCGGTCTCGTTGGCCGGGCACCGCGAAGTGCCTGACACGCCGCCACTCGTCCCGGTTGCTCCCTGACGCTTCCGCCGCCGGACCTTTCGTCCGGCGGCGGTTTCGGTGTCCGGAGCAGTGCGCCGGCCCAAAGGCGACGTGACTTCTCCACCTCGGCCGGCTCCCGTTCGGCGGCCCGCCGGTGCACAGTCGAGCGAGATGAAAT
The Pseudoxanthobacter soli DSM 19599 DNA segment above includes these coding regions:
- the pstS gene encoding phosphate ABC transporter substrate-binding protein PstS produces the protein MTFFTRTRLGGMIAGTVMAAALAVYGVADAADISGAGATFPYPIYAKWAEAYKNATGNGLNYQSIGSGGGIKQIKAGTVTFGASDMPLKPEDLQEAGLVQFPTVIGGVVPIVNLPGIKPGELVLDGKTLADIFQGNISAWNDPAIAKLNPNVTLPSTAIAIVHRSDGSGTTFVFSSYLSQVSDSWKSGVGANTSLQWPVGIGAKGNEGVAANVTQTAGSIGYVEYAYAKQNNITYASLINAAGKTVEPTAKAFQDAAANVDWNSVKDFYVILTNEPGDTTWPISAATFILVHKNPKDPAAVAEALKFFSWAYKDGDTMAADLAYVPLPDSLVSLVEASWSQIQADGKPVYTK